One Parasphingorhabdus cellanae genomic region harbors:
- a CDS encoding RES family NAD+ phosphorylase — MLVCPDCFGNDGLQKRIVGIRPSQPNEKCDYHPSKKGVPIELVSNIIDTVFRENYIGGVDDDSVYNERRGQELEELLYDITHADDHDVIRALIDQLIDDDSYWPPDGEEAFYDEDYRYVTDDYSLGEHSRLWSSFRRNMMHGQRFFNAEARALIERIFENVHQQRDNHKQGPVYMISPGDELAQFFRARIANDEKLRERIENNPAENLGPPPERLRRAGRLNPSGISAFYAAFDIDTCVAELRPVVGSIVTTSQFAITKPICVLDTTRFDAKPKALDIFAPGANRRMAQWRFMQNFMREIGQPISPTDQHLEYIPTQAVAEYLLNHHRFKFEKEERTIDAIVFNSAQRLGGKNIAILGDAAVTGSLANDKEKAEKRSFTEQFLDIDWEYESFPKPVRIVAVPDTLEERRVTGVSFKTEHNHDLYEHE, encoded by the coding sequence ATGCTAGTTTGTCCAGACTGTTTTGGTAATGATGGCTTGCAAAAACGCATTGTCGGAATACGGCCTTCTCAGCCCAATGAAAAGTGTGATTATCACCCTTCAAAAAAAGGAGTTCCAATCGAACTTGTAAGCAACATTATCGATACAGTCTTTCGAGAAAACTACATTGGCGGCGTTGATGATGACAGTGTTTACAATGAACGCAGAGGTCAGGAGCTTGAAGAGCTCCTATATGATATTACTCACGCAGACGATCATGATGTGATCAGAGCATTGATAGACCAGCTTATTGATGATGACTCGTATTGGCCTCCGGACGGAGAAGAGGCATTTTATGACGAGGACTACAGGTATGTCACAGACGATTATTCGTTAGGGGAACATAGCAGGCTTTGGTCAAGCTTTCGAAGAAACATGATGCATGGTCAGCGATTCTTTAATGCTGAAGCACGCGCATTGATTGAGAGAATATTTGAGAATGTGCATCAGCAGCGGGACAATCATAAGCAGGGGCCCGTCTATATGATTTCGCCTGGCGATGAACTGGCACAGTTTTTTCGAGCAAGAATAGCGAACGATGAAAAATTGCGTGAACGGATCGAAAATAATCCGGCAGAAAATCTTGGGCCGCCTCCTGAAAGACTACGCAGAGCAGGGCGGCTGAATCCGTCGGGAATTTCGGCATTTTATGCAGCTTTCGACATCGACACCTGTGTAGCCGAATTAAGACCAGTTGTGGGCAGCATCGTTACGACGAGCCAATTTGCGATCACAAAACCCATATGTGTGCTGGATACCACACGGTTCGACGCAAAACCAAAAGCACTTGATATCTTTGCTCCGGGGGCGAATAGGCGCATGGCTCAATGGAGATTTATGCAAAACTTCATGCGAGAAATCGGGCAACCAATATCGCCAACCGATCAACACTTAGAATATATACCTACACAGGCGGTGGCGGAATATCTACTGAACCACCATCGCTTCAAATTTGAAAAAGAAGAACGAACTATTGATGCAATAGTCTTTAATTCTGCCCAGAGGTTGGGTGGAAAAAATATTGCCATTTTAGGCGATGCAGCGGTGACCGGAAGCTTGGCTAATGATAAAGAAAAAGCGGAAAAACGTAGCTTTACTGAACAGTTTCTTGATATTGATTGGGAGTATGAGTCTTTCCCAAAGCCTGTGCGAATTGTTGCGGTTCCAGATACGCTGGAAGAGCGGCGCGTAACGGGAGTATCTTTCAAAACCGAGCACAACCATGATCTATATGAGCATGAATAG
- a CDS encoding Fic family protein gives MIDHDGWRVMGVRYTPDASIEGHLVFALKNEGLDLYVLKRIFEATGSDPIKEIVAATPTGSYARRIWFLYEWLTSDKIDLPEPPVSNYVQAVDPDLQFCIKGEKLPRYRVVNNLPGTKDFCPMVFYTDTLDGFIGMDLAARAKDTIAKVPKDVMARTAAFLLLKDSKSSYAIEGERPPQDRIQRWGKAIGEAGRQALSHDEFLRLQRIVIGDDRFVKLGYRDEGGFVGERDFSTQSPLPDHISAKHEDLEPLMEGLITFGGEHSKELDAVVAAAMLAFGFVYIHPFEDGNGRLHRFLIHHALALRGFNPPGIVFPVSAAILEHIETYRSVLESHSSKALPFVEWRETPEHNVEVTNETADLYRYFDATPHAEFLYECVAQTIEIDLPKEAQFLQNYDRFDEAVQNIVDMPERLINLLFKFLEQNDGKFSERARSKEFAALSEAETKAIEKMYSDIFGE, from the coding sequence ATGATCGATCATGATGGGTGGCGTGTCATGGGCGTGCGTTACACTCCCGATGCCAGTATTGAGGGGCATTTAGTATTTGCGCTCAAAAATGAGGGTCTCGACCTCTATGTCCTCAAGCGGATTTTTGAAGCGACCGGCTCTGATCCGATAAAGGAGATTGTAGCCGCCACACCAACGGGAAGCTACGCACGGCGCATCTGGTTCCTCTATGAATGGCTGACAAGCGACAAGATCGATTTGCCCGAGCCGCCGGTTAGCAACTACGTTCAGGCGGTTGATCCCGATCTCCAATTTTGTATCAAAGGTGAAAAGTTGCCGCGATACCGCGTCGTCAACAATCTTCCAGGTACAAAAGACTTTTGCCCAATGGTCTTTTATACCGACACATTGGACGGATTCATCGGGATGGATTTGGCCGCGAGAGCCAAAGACACTATTGCAAAAGTACCAAAGGACGTAATGGCGCGCACGGCTGCCTTTCTGCTCCTAAAGGATTCAAAGTCGAGTTATGCGATTGAAGGCGAACGCCCTCCACAAGATCGTATTCAAAGATGGGGCAAGGCTATTGGCGAAGCTGGCAGGCAAGCGCTTAGCCACGATGAATTTTTGCGGCTTCAGCGCATCGTCATTGGCGATGATCGTTTTGTGAAGCTCGGGTATAGAGACGAAGGCGGGTTTGTTGGTGAGCGCGATTTCTCCACCCAATCGCCGCTCCCTGATCACATCAGCGCAAAGCATGAAGACTTAGAGCCATTAATGGAGGGTTTGATTACCTTCGGCGGAGAGCATTCCAAAGAATTGGATGCGGTTGTCGCCGCCGCCATGCTAGCTTTTGGTTTTGTCTACATCCACCCGTTTGAGGATGGGAATGGCAGGCTGCACCGCTTTTTGATTCATCATGCCCTTGCCCTGCGTGGATTTAATCCACCGGGTATCGTGTTTCCTGTATCGGCAGCGATATTGGAGCACATTGAGACTTACCGCAGCGTGCTAGAAAGCCATTCGTCTAAGGCGCTGCCTTTTGTGGAGTGGAGAGAAACACCAGAGCACAATGTAGAGGTCACCAATGAAACTGCTGATCTATATCGATATTTCGATGCAACGCCGCACGCAGAGTTCCTGTATGAATGCGTTGCGCAAACAATAGAGATCGACCTTCCGAAAGAAGCGCAGTTCCTCCAAAATTATGACCGTTTCGATGAAGCTGTTCAGAATATCGTGGATATGCCAGAGCGACTAATCAACTTGCTTTTCAAATTCCTTGAGCAAAACGATGGCAAATTCTCAGAGCGCGCGCGCTCAAAAGAGTTTGCCGCATTGTCGGAAGCCGAGACTAAAGCCATCGAGAAAATGTATTCCGATATTTTCGGAGAGTGA